A part of Onthophagus taurus isolate NC chromosome 7, IU_Otau_3.0, whole genome shotgun sequence genomic DNA contains:
- the LOC111429461 gene encoding uncharacterized protein has protein sequence MMSLEDFMSQNHKNTIKPSKINNGKCVMPTTTLNEVIQLSAKFPISFPIDSAKCESLKKVVSDEILERNIRSVYPIIHEKVLILYKDFLSHKRKFGSKIEKTIYKDMTVVDLVDRLLKKRAITFVGVMDAWKLRDGKEGIGDWESIGTDDETNLKLKNYLSYDEIKLSAFLSVSSYTYFINDGNRRNKGILEEDRTKIEDEGIIMGLIGTRLVKRNVMEYQDIIIDKEQNVAGNGYGPTFAPTINSMYAGFYDKINMTYREFLSSEFNKDSVNFKMLGNDNYFDNLTYSKRISLTVDTFLIEANTRAKQSNKFAYVHLVGIGLGVWMKSTHQLDVFTRTVSQRIISLGAHLHNISDVDLSYIQAVSCGNYNSGDKIPIEGHPNGGINIYLTKNQPHVRLQEMHVGKLKVVSYAWDANAFPGNEYWFGSLQSSSDPAAACSTQVTELHNPYVNKMLCGANLHIATAESGVIHVDHYLKSIK, from the exons ATGATGTCACTAGAAGATTTTATGTCccaaaatcataaaaacacGATAAAACCcagtaaaataaacaatgGAAAATGTGTAATGCCAACAACGACCTTGAACGAAGTGATTCAGCTTAGTGCGAAATTTCCAATATCGTTCCCGATAGATTCAGCAAAATGCGAATcgttaaaaaaagttgtaagtgacgaaattttagaaaGAAATATTCGATCTGTTTATCCTATAATTCatgaaaaagttttgattttatacaaaGACTTTCTAAgtcataaaagaaaatttggatctaaaattgaaaaaacaatttataaagatatGACTGTAGTGGATTTGGTGGatcgattattaaaaaaacggGCTATTACTTTTGTCGGGGTGATGGATGCTTGGAAATTGAGAGACGGCAAAGAAGGAATCGGCGACTGGGAATCAATTGGCACCGATGACGAAaccaatttgaaattaaaaaattatcttagtTACGACGAAATAAAATTGTCCGCCTTTTTATCGGTCTCATCCTACACTTATTTCATAAACGACGGAAACAGACGAAATAAAGGTATATTAGAAGAAGATAGAACTAAAATTGAAGACGAAGGTATTATTATGGGCTTAATTGGAACAAGATTGGTCAAAAGAAACGTTATGGAATATCAAGacattattattgataaagaACAAAACGTAGCAGGGAATGGTTACGGACCAACATTTGCACCAACTATAAATTCAATGTACGCTGgcttttatgataaaataaacatgaCGTATCGGGAATTTTTAAGCTCAGAATTTAACAAAGAttctgtaaattttaaaatgttaggAAACGacaattattttgataatttaacatattcaAAACGAATATCTCTGACTGTGGACACATTTTTAATAGAAGCTAACACCAGAGCGAAACAATCTAATAAATTTGCATACGTTCATTTAGTTGGAATTGGTCTTGGTGTTTGGATGAAATCAACTCATCAACTTGATGTGTTTACTAGAACAGTTTCTCAACGAATCAT atcttTAGGTGCACATCTTCATAACATTTCAGATGTAGATTTAAGTTATATCCAAGCTGTATCATGTGGTAATTATAATAGTGGCGATAAAATACCAATTGAAGGTCATCCAAATGGTGggattaacatttatttaacaaaaaatcaacCTCATGTTCGTTTACAAGAAATGCACGTTGGAAAGTTAAAGGTAGTTTCTTATGCTTGGGATGCAAATGCATTTCCCGGAAATGAATATTGGTTTGGAAGTTTGCAATCGAGCAGTGATCCTGCGGCTGCTTGTTCTACACAAGTTACAGAATTACACAATCCTTATGTCAATAAAATGCTTTGTGGTGCAAATCTTCATATAGCTACTGCTGAAAGTGGTGTTATTCATGTTgatcattatttaaaatctattaaataa